ATAATCCACGATGATTATGACCACATCGGGACCGATCTGGCTGTTTTTCAGATGCAGTCTTCTCCGCAGGTCGATAATAGTGGTTATCTCGCCCCTCAGGTTGATAAGCCCGGAGAGATAATCCGGCGCCATTGGCACCGGAACAATGTCCTGCATTTCCTCGATGCTTTTCACCTGATCGGTGAAAAGTGCAAACTTTTCTTTGCCCAGGTTGAATATTACAATTTCCTGGGATGCAATTTTTTCCGCCATAGTACGGTTATCCTATTAAATACATAATGCTTAACAGTTTATAACTTTTTTTGCCATAAGTCAATAAAAAAATGCCAGGAATTTTCATCTTTTAGCCAAACAAAAAAAGGGACGGCCTAATTGCCGTCCCTCAACAGAAAAATCTTGATTTACTTGATAAGCACCAACTTCTTAGTTGCCTTGAAATCACCGGATTCCAAGCGGTAGATATACACCCCGTTGGTTACTGCTTTACCGTTGTTGTCACGGCCGTCCCAGGTTACGGACCCCGACTTGGGTACGGCCCCCACCCTACCCTCCCCTAAAGCATTAGGAGAGGGATCATTTATTAATGTTTTTACCAACTGCCCGGCAATGTTATAAACTGCAAGCTTGACCGGTCCGCCCCCTGTTGCCTGATAACTGATAACTGTTGACTGTTTGAACGGATTGGGATAATTCTGCCCCAACTTGACCCCCGTTATCTGTAATCTATCATCCGGTATCTGTTCGACCCCCGAAGGCCCGGTATATTTACAGATCCAGATGGCATTTAAAGTATCACCAAAATAATTGGCTACTGCAAACTCATCGCTACCACATTTATCAATATCCCCCACCGGGAATACAGTACCGCCCAAATTCATTGATCGTCCATTAATCAACCCGGAATCCAACCCGGCTATTGAACCATAACAGTAATTTTTAATATTACTACTGCCCAGCCAAAGGTAGGTCACTCCCCGATAATTACCCTCGTATGGCGTCCCGCCTATGTAAT
This sequence is a window from Candidatus Edwardsbacteria bacterium. Protein-coding genes within it:
- a CDS encoding chemotaxis protein CheW; amino-acid sequence: MAEKIASQEIVIFNLGKEKFALFTDQVKSIEEMQDIVPVPMAPDYLSGLINLRGEITTIIDLRRRLHLKNSQIGPDVVIIIVDYNQETAGLIVDRVDSVETIKAVPKDVPDNIRKAANGRFYDKVIEINREKIIILNLDKILSLEESK